The DNA region ATTTAATCGAAGAAGTTGCTCGTATATATGGATACTCAAAACTTCCTGAAACTATGCCTAAATATGCCGCTTCAAAAACTAATATCTCAGAAGCAAAACATTCTTTAGATATTTTGAATGATAGATTAGTAGATAGAGGATATCATGAGTCAATTAACTATAGTTTTATTGATCCAAAATATGATGAATTTTTCTTTGATCAAAGAGGAATAGCTATTCAAAATCCAATATCTCAAGATTTATCTATAATGAGACAATCTCTGATACCAGGTTTGATAGGCTCCTTTAAAGCAAATACAGCTCGCCAACAAAATAGAATAAGAATCTTTGAGAAGGGTGCTTGTTTTAAGCTAAAAAATAATCAAAGAGTTCAATTTGATAGAATTGCTGGGTTAGCTTATGGAGAGTTATTAAATGTAAATTGGTCAAATACTAAAAAAGTAGATTTTTTTGATGTTAAAGCCGATGTGGAAGCTTTATGTAGTGATATAACTAGTTTAAGTTTTGAGGTCTGTGACGATGTAAACTGGTTACATCCAGGACAATCAGCTTATATTTTAGCAGATGGTCATAAAATCGGTCTAATAGGTGTAATTCATCCAAATGTATTAAAGACTTTCCAGATTAAAGCAAAAGCTCCGATAGTTTTTGAAATAGATTTAGATATTTTGACTACAAAGCAAATACCTAGTTTTGAAAAGATTTCTAAATATCCATCAGTATCAAGAGATATTTCATTCTTGGTAGATAAATCTATACTTGCTGGAAATATTACAAAAGCAATAAAAGATATAGAGATAGATATTCTTAAAGATTTAAATATTTTTGATATTTATGAGTCTCAAGAAAATGAAAGAAAAAGTATAGCTCTTAGTATGCTTTTCCAAGATAATACTCAAACTTTAGATGATAAAGTTATTACTGAAAGTACAGATAAAGTTTTAGATATTCTAAAAGCTAAGTTTGATATTGAGCAGAGAGTATAATTAAAAACATAAAACAGACAGTATTTGATGCTTCGACTTTAATTAAATGAGATGATATCATAAATAATATACTTTAATTAGATATAAAATATGAAAAGAAAAGTATTGTTGTTATCAAGCCTTGTATTATCAAGCTCAGTCTTTGCCTGCAGTGATATATTTATTAATAAAAATGATCATCATATTGAAGGTAGAACATTAGACTTTCTAGTGAATGTGGCAACAGAAGAGTATATTGGATCTATAGGTCAAACAAATACCACAGATATTATTTTAAACTCAAATAAAATACCTAAGAGCCAACTAACTAGCTGGAAAAATAAATATGGATTTCTTGGAATGCAAGCCTTTAATGGTGGGAATATAATTGATGGAATGAATACTAAAGGAAGATCTATAGATAATATTGCAATTGAGAGATTTTGGAGAACACTGAAATATGAAAATGTTTATCCGGCATCATATATAACTATGAAAGAGGCTAAAGTAGGTATCAAAGAATATATTGATATTTACAACAATGAAAGACTACATTCTAGTATTGGATATATGACTCCTGATGAAGTATATTCTGGTATTTTAGATGCTGCATAAAAGCAAGGAATAAAAATATTTTATAAAGTGGTATTGAATAACAGAGACAGTTTAACCAATAACAATATAGTTCGTATTTAATGGGTATTTTAACGCCAAAAATAATAAAGCGATCACTAAAAATATTATAATGATTGCAAATGAGTTATTTTTTATTAATATATGGGATCCTGCTTTTTCGACCTTTTTAACTAAAGGAGTAGTTCTATCTGCTACTGTTTTCCAACCTATAGCTAAAAGAATAAAAGCAATAACATTTGTGATAGCAGTTAAAAGAAATAATATATTGTAACTATTATGCTCTTGAAATACTCCAGCAACTGTAAAACCAATAAAACAACCCTATATTCATTCCTGCATAATTCCAGTAAAAAGCACTTTCTCTACTATCATTGTCATCATTTTAAACTGTTGTATTAGCATCATATTTATACAAGGGAGATTCATGCCACTACCTGCTAAAAATAAAGCTAAGGCAATATAGAGATTCTCTGTAGATGGAAAAGATAAAAATAAACAAGCAATAGTTTGTAGTACCTTACCTATTAAGAAAAGTGATCTATAACTAATTAAGCGACCACCAACATAACCACCCAAGAGATGAAGCCCAAAGTTAAATGTAAAAAAACGCCCATAATAGCACTTGCTTTAGTAACTGTAAATCCAAGTCCCTGGGTCATAAATAATACAAGTGTCGAGTAAAGCACTGCAAAACTGATTATTGAAACAAGTTGGGTTATTAACAATAGTTTTGAGGCATTTTTAAATAATGAAAAATTCATAGGCATTATAGAATTAAATAATATAGTAAATAAGATTCTATTATATTAAGAGCTATAAAATATAGCTAAAGAAATATTTTTTATAAGATATATTGGCTTAGATCTTTATCTTTAACTAAAGCTCCTAATTTGTCATTAACATAATCTATGGTTATGCTAATAGTTTTATTTTCTAACTCTGGAGCATCAAAAGAGATTTCTTCTAAAAGCCTTTCCATAACTGTGTGTAATCTTCTTGCGCCAATATTTTCGATTTCTTCATTAATCTGGTAGGATATCTCAGCAATTTTTTTAATAGCAGTTTCTTCAAAGTTTAATTCAATACCCTCAGTTTTCATAAGAGCAACATATTGCTTAAGAATAGAGCAATCAGGTTCTACTAATATTCTTACAAAATCTTCAATCTTAAGAGATTTTAATTCGACTCTAATAGGAAGTCTACCTTGTAACTCTGGAATAAGATCAGAAGGTTTAGCAACATGAAAAGCTCCTGATGCTATAAACAATATATGGTCAGTTTTGATCATGCCATATTTTGTAGCTACAGTAGAACCTTCAACCAATGGTAATAAGTCACGCTGAACACCTTCGCGAGATACATCAGCACCAGAGTTACTAGATTTCTTACAAACCTTATCAATTTCATCTAAGAACACTATGCCATTTTGTTCAACTGATTCTAAAGCACGAGCTTTTATGTCTTCCTCATTAATCAATTTTGCAGCTTCTTCATCTTGAACAAGCTTAATGGCATCCTTGATTTTCATTTTCTTATTTTTCTTCTTGTCACTGCTTAGGCTAGAGAATAAATCTTGAAGCTGGTTTGTCATATCATCCATTCCTGGAGGTCCCATAACTCCTATACTTTTTGGAGCAGCTGCTACTTCAATCTCAATTTCTTTATCATCAAGTTCGCCATTTTTAATTTTATTTCTAAAAATATCACGAGTTTTATTTTCTTTATCTTTCTTAGAAGTGGCTTCTTCAATTGGCTCATTGGCAAAACCGACTTTTGATTCTGCTGCTCTTGCTGGTGGAATTAAAACATCTAAAATTCTATCTTCAGCTAATTTAGCTGCTTTTTCTGTAACTTGTTTTTTAGCATCTTCTCGCTTCATTTTCACAGCCATTTCAACTAGGTCACGGATAATAGATTCAACATCTTTACCAACATAACCAACTTCTGTGAATTTAGTAGCCTCTACTTTAATAAAAGGAGCATCTGCTAGCTTTGCAAGTCTACGAGCTATTTCAGTTTTACCAACACCAGTTGGTCCAATCATTAAAATATTTTTAGGAGTTACTTCTTGACGCATTTCACTATCAAGCTGCATTCTGCGCCATCTATTACGCAGTGCGATAGCTACCGCTTTTTTTGCATCATTTTGACCAATTATATGTCTTTCTAACTCATGTACGATTGTTTTTGGAGTCATTATTTTTGCCATGAGATAACTATCCTTTTTTACTTTCTAAGCTTTCTATAGTGAAATTGTGGTTTGTATAAATACAAGTATCTGCTGCAACTGTAAGACTTTTATTAACAATCTCTTCAGCTGAAAGATCAGTATTTTCAACAAGAGCAGTAGCTGCAGAGCGAGCATAAGTTGAGCCTGAACCAATAGATATAATATTATTCTTGTCAGCGGCCATTACATCACCAACCCCTGAGATTAAAAGTGATAATTTCTCATCTGCAACTATAATCATAGCTTCTAGCTTACTTAACATTCTATCTAGACGCCATTCTCGTACCATTTCAACAGCCGCACGCTCTAAGTTTCCTTGATAAAATTCTAATTTTTGTTCAAATTTTTCAAATAATGTAAATGCATCTGCAGTAGACCCTGCAAAACCTGTAAGCACTTTGCCACCATTTAGCTTTCTAACTTTTACAATGTTATCTTTCGCTACAGTATGACCTAAAGTTGCTTGACCATCACCACCGATTACTACTTTATCACCTTTTCTAACACAAAGAATAGTGGTTCCTCTCATTGTTTCCATATTTATTATTCCTTTATTCGGCGTTATTAAAATAAGCTATTTAATATAAATGGCACTGATGTGAGATTTTACAAGTTTTTTATTGTTATTTTTTTAAGTTTATTATCTATCTTTGTCTTTAAGGCACAAAAGCATTTAAAATTATGTTATATTTTAGCTTGTTTT from Francisella halioticida includes:
- a CDS encoding integrase core domain-containing protein; the protein is MKRKVLLLSSLVLSSSVFACSDIFINKNDHHIEGRTLDFLVNVATEEYIGSIGQTNTTDIILNSNKIPKSQLTSWKNKYGFLGMQAFNGGNIIDGMNTKGRSIDNIAIERFWRTLKYENVYPASYITMKEAKVGIKEYIDIYNNERLHSSIGYMTPDEVYSGILDAA
- the hslU gene encoding ATP-dependent protease ATPase subunit HslU — encoded protein: MAKIMTPKTIVHELERHIIGQNDAKKAVAIALRNRWRRMQLDSEMRQEVTPKNILMIGPTGVGKTEIARRLAKLADAPFIKVEATKFTEVGYVGKDVESIIRDLVEMAVKMKREDAKKQVTEKAAKLAEDRILDVLIPPARAAESKVGFANEPIEEATSKKDKENKTRDIFRNKIKNGELDDKEIEIEVAAAPKSIGVMGPPGMDDMTNQLQDLFSSLSSDKKKNKKMKIKDAIKLVQDEEAAKLINEEDIKARALESVEQNGIVFLDEIDKVCKKSSNSGADVSREGVQRDLLPLVEGSTVATKYGMIKTDHILFIASGAFHVAKPSDLIPELQGRLPIRVELKSLKIEDFVRILVEPDCSILKQYVALMKTEGIELNFEETAIKKIAEISYQINEEIENIGARRLHTVMERLLEEISFDAPELENKTISITIDYVNDKLGALVKDKDLSQYIL
- the hslV gene encoding ATP-dependent protease subunit HslV; translation: METMRGTTILCVRKGDKVVIGGDGQATLGHTVAKDNIVKVRKLNGGKVLTGFAGSTADAFTLFEKFEQKLEFYQGNLERAAVEMVREWRLDRMLSKLEAMIIVADEKLSLLISGVGDVMAADKNNIISIGSGSTYARSAATALVENTDLSAEEIVNKSLTVAADTCIYTNHNFTIESLESKKG